The Nycticebus coucang isolate mNycCou1 chromosome 5, mNycCou1.pri, whole genome shotgun sequence genome window below encodes:
- the LOC128585997 gene encoding guanylate-binding protein 7-like isoform X2 yields MWCVPHPSKPNHTLVLLDTEGLGDVEKGDPKNDSWIFALAVLLSSTFVYNSMNTINHQALEQLHYVTELTELIKAKSSPGTDGAGSAAEFVSFFPDFVWTVRDFALELKLNERVITEDEYLENALKLIPGNNPKIHNSNMPRECIRRFFPKRKCFVFDRPTSNTKDLLHLEEVPEDQLQRNFQVQSENFCSYIFTHAKTKNLREGITVTGNRLGTLVVTYVDAINSGAVPCLENAVTTLAQRENAAAVQRAADHYSQQMAQRVRLPTDTLQELLDAHAACEREAIAVFMAHSFKDDTREFHKQLVVAIEKRKEEFVLQNEEASVKYCQAELKHLSEPLMESVSRGTFSVPGGHKLYLEAKKKVERDYELVPRKGVKANEVLQNFLQQQVVTEQSILQADKALAAGEKAVAAEQAMREAAEQEVLVQRQKQEELEQKMQAQERSFRENMAQLKEKMEREQADLVREHERMLEHKLQLQEKMLNEGAKKQAEELKKEISQLKEEMERTEKEKPSVFSRILDTAADIFIAALPVPAKLLGLGMKILSPFTK; encoded by the exons ATGTGGTGTGTCCCCCACCCTTCCAAGCCGAACCACACCCTGGTCCTTCTGGACACCGAGGGCCTGGGCGATGTGGAAAAG GGTGACCCTAAGAATGATTCATGGATCTTCGCCCTGGCTGTGCTTCTGAGCAGCACCTTTGTCTACAACAGCATGAACACCATCAACCACCAGGCCCTGGAGCAGCTGCA CTACGTGACTGAACTAACAGAGCTAATCAAGGCAAAATCCTCCCCAGGAACTGATGGAGCAGGGAGTGCCGCTGAGTTTGTAAGTTTTTTTCCAGACTTTGTTTGGACTGTACGGGATTTTGCTTTGGAGCTGAAGTTAAATGAACGTGTCATCACAGAAGATGAGTACCTGGAGAACGCCTTGAAGCTGATTCCAG GCAACAACCCCAAAATCCACAATTCCAACATGCCTAGAGAGTGTATCAGGCGTTTCTTTCCCAAACGGAAGTGCTTTGTCTTTGACCGGCCTACCAGTAACACAAAAGATTTACTTCATCTGGAAGAAGTGCCAGAAGACCAACTACAAAGGAATTTCCAGGTGCAATCAGAAAATTTCTGTTCTTACATCTTCACCCACGCAAAGACGAAGAATCTGAGAGAGGGTATCACTGTCACCGGGAACC GGCTGGGGACGCTGGTGGTGACCTACGTGGATGCCATCAACAGCGGAGCAGTGCCTTGTCTGGAGAATGCAGTGACAACGCTGGCCCAGCGTGAGAACGCAGCAGCTGTGCAGAGGGCAGCCGACCACTACAGCCAGCAGATGGCGCAGCGAGTGCGGCTCCCCACGGACACGCTCCAGGAGCTGCTGGACGCGCACGCGGCCTGCGAGAGGGAGGCCATTGCAGTCTTCATGGCGCACTCCTTCAAGGACGACACACGGGAATTCCACAAACAGCTCGTG GTAGCcatagagaaaaggaaggaagaatttgTGCTGCAGAATGAAGAGGCATCTGTCAAATATTGCCAGGCTGAGCTTAAGCATCTTTCGGAGCCCCTGATGGAAAGTGTTTCGAGAGGAACTTTCTCTGTTCCTGGAGGACACAAGCTCTActtagaagcaaagaaaaaagttgaGCGGGACTATGAGCTAGTGCCCAGGAAAGGAGTTAAG GCAAACGAGGTTCTCCAGAACTTCTTGCAGCAGCAGGTGGTTACAGAGCAATCCATCCTGCAGGCAGACAAAGCCCTCGCTGCTGGAGAGAAGGCCGTAGCAG CGGAACAGGCCATGAGGGAGGCAGCTGAGCAGGAAGTGTTGGTGCAAAGACAGAAACAGGAGGAGCTGGAGCAGAAGATGCAGGCTCAGGAGAGAAGCTTCCGAGAAAACATGGCCCAACTTAAAGAGAAGATGGAGAGGGAACAGGCAGACCTGGTGAGAGAGCACGAAAGGATGCTGGAGCACAAGCTGCAG CTCCaagaaaaaatgcttaatgaaggAGCTAAGAAGCAAGCTGAGGAGTTAAAGAAAGAGATAAGCCAACTAAAAGAAGAGATGGAAAGAACTGAGAAGGAAAAACCCTCAGTGTTTTCGAGGATCCTCGATACAGCGGCCGacatttttattgcagccctacCTGTACCTGCTAAGCTACTTGGTTTAGGGATGAAAATTTTGTCCCCATTTACTAAATGA
- the LOC128585997 gene encoding guanylate-binding protein 4-like isoform X1: protein MASDSTMKAPICLVENSQEKMMVNPKALQILNNISQPVVVVAIVGLYRTGKSYLMNRLAGQKRGFPLGSTVRSETKGIWMWCVPHPSKPNHTLVLLDTEGLGDVEKGDPKNDSWIFALAVLLSSTFVYNSMNTINHQALEQLHYVTELTELIKAKSSPGTDGAGSAAEFVSFFPDFVWTVRDFALELKLNERVITEDEYLENALKLIPGNNPKIHNSNMPRECIRRFFPKRKCFVFDRPTSNTKDLLHLEEVPEDQLQRNFQVQSENFCSYIFTHAKTKNLREGITVTGNRLGTLVVTYVDAINSGAVPCLENAVTTLAQRENAAAVQRAADHYSQQMAQRVRLPTDTLQELLDAHAACEREAIAVFMAHSFKDDTREFHKQLVVAIEKRKEEFVLQNEEASVKYCQAELKHLSEPLMESVSRGTFSVPGGHKLYLEAKKKVERDYELVPRKGVKANEVLQNFLQQQVVTEQSILQADKALAAGEKAVAAEQAMREAAEQEVLVQRQKQEELEQKMQAQERSFRENMAQLKEKMEREQADLVREHERMLEHKLQLQEKMLNEGAKKQAEELKKEISQLKEEMERTEKEKPSVFSRILDTAADIFIAALPVPAKLLGLGMKILSPFTK, encoded by the exons GCTTCCCTTTGGGCTCCACGGTAAGGTCTGAGACCAAAGGCATCTGGATGTGGTGTGTCCCCCACCCTTCCAAGCCGAACCACACCCTGGTCCTTCTGGACACCGAGGGCCTGGGCGATGTGGAAAAG GGTGACCCTAAGAATGATTCATGGATCTTCGCCCTGGCTGTGCTTCTGAGCAGCACCTTTGTCTACAACAGCATGAACACCATCAACCACCAGGCCCTGGAGCAGCTGCA CTACGTGACTGAACTAACAGAGCTAATCAAGGCAAAATCCTCCCCAGGAACTGATGGAGCAGGGAGTGCCGCTGAGTTTGTAAGTTTTTTTCCAGACTTTGTTTGGACTGTACGGGATTTTGCTTTGGAGCTGAAGTTAAATGAACGTGTCATCACAGAAGATGAGTACCTGGAGAACGCCTTGAAGCTGATTCCAG GCAACAACCCCAAAATCCACAATTCCAACATGCCTAGAGAGTGTATCAGGCGTTTCTTTCCCAAACGGAAGTGCTTTGTCTTTGACCGGCCTACCAGTAACACAAAAGATTTACTTCATCTGGAAGAAGTGCCAGAAGACCAACTACAAAGGAATTTCCAGGTGCAATCAGAAAATTTCTGTTCTTACATCTTCACCCACGCAAAGACGAAGAATCTGAGAGAGGGTATCACTGTCACCGGGAACC GGCTGGGGACGCTGGTGGTGACCTACGTGGATGCCATCAACAGCGGAGCAGTGCCTTGTCTGGAGAATGCAGTGACAACGCTGGCCCAGCGTGAGAACGCAGCAGCTGTGCAGAGGGCAGCCGACCACTACAGCCAGCAGATGGCGCAGCGAGTGCGGCTCCCCACGGACACGCTCCAGGAGCTGCTGGACGCGCACGCGGCCTGCGAGAGGGAGGCCATTGCAGTCTTCATGGCGCACTCCTTCAAGGACGACACACGGGAATTCCACAAACAGCTCGTG GTAGCcatagagaaaaggaaggaagaatttgTGCTGCAGAATGAAGAGGCATCTGTCAAATATTGCCAGGCTGAGCTTAAGCATCTTTCGGAGCCCCTGATGGAAAGTGTTTCGAGAGGAACTTTCTCTGTTCCTGGAGGACACAAGCTCTActtagaagcaaagaaaaaagttgaGCGGGACTATGAGCTAGTGCCCAGGAAAGGAGTTAAG GCAAACGAGGTTCTCCAGAACTTCTTGCAGCAGCAGGTGGTTACAGAGCAATCCATCCTGCAGGCAGACAAAGCCCTCGCTGCTGGAGAGAAGGCCGTAGCAG CGGAACAGGCCATGAGGGAGGCAGCTGAGCAGGAAGTGTTGGTGCAAAGACAGAAACAGGAGGAGCTGGAGCAGAAGATGCAGGCTCAGGAGAGAAGCTTCCGAGAAAACATGGCCCAACTTAAAGAGAAGATGGAGAGGGAACAGGCAGACCTGGTGAGAGAGCACGAAAGGATGCTGGAGCACAAGCTGCAG CTCCaagaaaaaatgcttaatgaaggAGCTAAGAAGCAAGCTGAGGAGTTAAAGAAAGAGATAAGCCAACTAAAAGAAGAGATGGAAAGAACTGAGAAGGAAAAACCCTCAGTGTTTTCGAGGATCCTCGATACAGCGGCCGacatttttattgcagccctacCTGTACCTGCTAAGCTACTTGGTTTAGGGATGAAAATTTTGTCCCCATTTACTAAATGA